The Pecten maximus chromosome 12, xPecMax1.1, whole genome shotgun sequence genome includes a region encoding these proteins:
- the LOC117339623 gene encoding rho-related BTB domain-containing protein 1-like, with protein sequence MVNKAPVDISTGSSQYEYVKCVVVGDSGVGKTCLVRAWACDTKYRLEQLVKTHVSTVWATDHYRNDKEILDRSWCHVDDCRVSLRLWDTFGYHDKDRGFAYKGADVVLLVFSVVKPSSLRNIISKWQTEIKNECSTTPVVVAGTHADMRFLYKDQQYRCMEKGLLYKAIGKGDIITPEQGREVAQAIGAPYYETSILFNFGIEDVFFNAVRAAMVERRKIKFWNAQLRRIQYPLIQFPLPIPQPSFPSVTVATSTFDHDLAQLLKNQNDGDVIFNVSGVRFQAHKTCLVVASELFREILLMDTKEEDSSSVSHTNGRTERKNNKEDEQVLLDNEVILEESPIIDANSNCQEDGTIQYDGRDTVNTRYLNHAAFEKIETRHYKNPAGGNTVRTVVTVSQEITPHAFQCILEYLYVGKVREEYSQVLEVQQAAELLKLFPMLVALSNVQTQETFLNLGLEKRFLSDRIGKLQELILGQGLLKDIHFEVDDGIVAAHKPLLIARCEMMCAMFTDNFREASAHVIPLPDVTTEVFSVLQEYLYTDKIRSLESVDQLALIAVANRFCLPRLISLVEEYVVMELSRAAHCDEDIIEEVLMLIEPAQFHNALQLAAWCQHYVCVHFREANKRFFRELRGLQMENLTWIEENQWPPVWYIKEKERYDRLIGQKTPSLHIQQKAQFSRWQQCKGSCFCFCRRSKMLVEEDNYDFPM encoded by the exons ATGGTGAACAAGGCGCCAGTCGACATTAGTACCGGAAGCAGTCAGTATGAGTACGTCAAGTGCGTAGTTGTTGGTGACTCGGGGGTTGGCAAGACATGCTTGGTTCGAGCTTGGGCCTGTGACACTAAGTACAGACTAGAACAGCTGGTCAAGACGCACGTGTCCACTGTCTGGGCTACAGACCACTACAGGAATGACAAGGAG ATTCTCGATAGGTCCTGGTGCCATGTTGATGATTGTAGAGTCTCCTTACGATTATGGGATACGTTTGGTTACCATGACAAAGACAGAGGTTTTGCCTACAAAGG GGCAGATGTAGTCCTCCTGGTTTTCAGTGTTGTCAAGCCAAGCTCTCTACGcaatatcatttcaaaatggcAGACAGAAATAAAGAATGAGTGTTCAACAACACCAGTTGTTGTGGCGGGTACTCACGCAGACATGCGCTTCCTGTACAAGGATCAGCAGTACCGGTGTATGGAGAAAGGTCTATTGTACAA GGCGATAGGTAAAGGGGATATAATTACCCCTGAACAGGGACGTGAGGTAGCACAAGCAATCGGAGCACCATACTATGAGACAAGCATTCTTTTCAATTTCGGAATCGAGGATGTTTTCTTTAACGCTGTGCGAGCAGCCATGGTAGAGAGACGTAAAATAAAGTTTTGGAATGCACAGCTAAGGCGGATACAGTATCCTCTCATCCAATTCCCTTTGCCGATTCCTCAACCTTCTTTTCCGTCTGTCACTGTAGCAACATCAACATTTGACCATGACCTTGCACAGTTacttaaaaatcaaaatgatggGGACGTTATCTTCAATGTTAGTGGCGTACGTTTCCAAGCACACAAGACCTGTCTGGTTGTTGCGTCTGAACTTTTCCGTGAAATTCTTTTGATGGACACAAAGGAGGAAGACAGTAGTAGTGTTTCACACACAAATGGACGGACAGAgagaaaaaataacaaagaagATGAACAGGTGCTTTTGGATAATGAGGTTATTTTGGAAGAATCTCCTATTATTGATGCAAATTCAAACTGCCAAGAGGATGGTAcgatacagtatgatggacgTGACACTGTGAATACAAGATATCTGAACCATGCAGCATTCGAAAAAATAGAAACAAGACACTACAAGAATCCCGCGGGAGGAAATACAGTACGGACCGTTGTCACAGTTTCACAGGAAATTACCCCTCATGCATTTCAATGTATCCTTGAGTATTTGTACGTTGGAAAGGTGCGAGAGGAATACAGTCAGGTACTAGAGGTACAACAAGCTGCAGAACTTCTCAAGTTGTTCCCCATGCTGGTGGCACTCTCTAATGTACAGACACAGGAGACTTTTCTCAACCTGGGCCTGGAGAAACGATTCCTCAGTGATCGAATCGGCAAACTTCAGGAGTTGATCCTAGGTCAGGGCCTCCTTAAGG atATCCACTTTGAAGTAGATGATGGTATTGTGGCGGCCCATAAACCCCTACTCATTGCTCGCTGTGAGATGATGTGTGCCATGTTTACTGACAACTTCCGGGAAGCATCGGCTCATGTG ATACCATTACCGGATGTGACTACAGAGGTATTTAGTGTCCTACAGGAGTACCTTTACACAGATAAGATACGAAGTCTAGAATCGGTCGACCAGTTGGCCCTCATTGCTGTAGCTAACCGTTTCTGTTTACCCCGTCTAATCTCCCTAGTGGAGGAGTATGTCGTAATGGAGCTGAGTCGTGCTGCACACTGTGACGAGGATATTATTGAGGAAGTGCTCATGTTGATAGAGCCTGCCCAG TTCCACAATGCCCTCCAGTTAGCCGCATGGTGTCAGCATTACGTTTGTGTCCATTTCCGTGAGGCCAACAAAAGGTTTTTCCGTGAGTTGCGAGGGCTACAAATGGAGAATTTGACATGGATTGAGGAGAATCAGTGGCCTCCGGTGTG GTACATCAAGGAGAAGGAACGATATGACCGGCTGATTGGGCAGAAGACCCCTAGCCTACACATCCAACAGAAGGCACAGTTCTCTCGCTGGCAGCAGTGTAAAGGCTCCTGTTTCTGCTTCTGTCGACGCAGCAAGATGTTGGTTGAGGAAGATAACTACGATTTCCCAATGTGA
- the LOC117338936 gene encoding piggyBac transposable element-derived protein 4-like, with translation MAASESESDFEFEGFTDENVREASGKLQEKETELEEMIHNDESDIDIDENSNSEEDSDQEEDGEVDPYLVNMNGEWSRDVNEIFVPDFSENTGPQHNLNTNASVLEYFNLFLPQSFFETVANETNRYADQRQLVTGPDPRWRPTTANEIRAYIGMNIMMGVKQLPRIWCYWSTDKRYYDAFISGVMPKTRFLKLNQYIHLRDTAVIPGRDDPDYDPLFKVRPMLDMVSKKFRKAYKPGRDLSVDEAMIGFKGRIHFRQYMPAKPTK, from the coding sequence ATGGCAGCCAGCGAAAGTGAAAGTGATTTCGAGTTTGAGGGGTTTACGGACGAAAATGTCCGTGAAGCTTCTGGTAAATTACAGGAAAAGGAGACTGAACTTGAGGAAATGATACACAATGATGAGTCTGACATCGATATTGATGAAAACAGCAACAGCGAGGAGGATTCCGATCAGGAAGAGGATGGTGAGGTTGACCCATATTTAGTGAACATGAACGGAGAATGGTCCCGAGATGTAAATGAAATTTTTGTCCCCGATTTTTCGGAGAATACGGGCCCCCAGCATAATTTAAATACCAATGCTAGTGTTttagaatatttcaatttatttctcCCTCAAAGTTTTTTCGAAACAGTTGCAAATGAAACTAATAGATATGCAGATCAAAGGCAACTAGTTACAGGACCGGACCCAAGATGGCGTCCTACGACAGCAAACGAAATCCGGGCATACATAGGTATGAATATAATGATGGGTGTAAAGCAGTTGCCTCGCATCTGGTGCTACTGGAGCACAGACAAGCGATATTATGATGCATTCATTTCAGGAGTTATGCCCAAAACGcgatttttaaagttaaatcaATACATTCACTTGCGGGACACGGCAGTTATACCTGGCCGAGATGACCCGGATTACGATCCTCTTTTCAAGGTAAGGCCCATGTTAGATATGGTATCTAAAAAGTTCAGGAAAGCATACAAGCCTGGTAGGGATCTCAGTGTTGATGAGGCAATGATTGGTTTCAAGGGTCGCATTCATTTCCGACAATATATGCCTGCTAAACCCACCAAGTAG
- the LOC117338937 gene encoding piggyBac transposable element-derived protein 4-like codes for MQNRKGLPAEIASAKLKNNGELLQMQKGNMIATGYKDKRHLTFLSTSQQPFHGEGKPTCNLNYNRHMGGVDKSDQMRAYYPVGRAGKKWWRYLLWFVINLSIVNSHIVYTKSEKDPPPKKGYDHMAFRVDVAEQLIAGYTCRKHQAGKRVALAEQVVARETIGHHKLEKIPGRKKTCKECSTQKRRTAKGDL; via the exons ATGCAGAACAGGAAAGGCTTGCCTGCAGAAATTGCTTCTGCAAAGCTAAAAAACAACGGTGAGTTATTGCAAATGCAGAAAGGAAACATGATTGCCACTGGGTATAAGGATAAGAGGCATCTGACATTTTTATCGACATCCCAACAACCATTTCATGGTGAAGGTAAGCCAACATGTAATCTTAATTACAACAGACACATGGGCGGAGTGGACAAGTCAGATCAGATGAGGGCGTATTACCCCGTTGGTCGAGCAGGTAAAAAATGGTGGAGATATTTGCTGTGGTTTGTTATAAATTTGAGCATAGTGAATTCTCACATAGTCTATACGAAATCGGAGAAAGACCCTCCCCCCAAGAAAGGATATGACCACATGGCATTCCGTGTTGACGTTGCCGAGCAACTAATTGCTGGATACACCTGTAGAAAGCATCAGGCAGGTAAGCGAGTCGCTTTGGCGGAGCAAGTTGTGGCTCGAGAGACAATCGGTCATCACAAATTAGAAAAAATTCCAGGTAGGAAAAAGACTTGCAAGGAATGTTCTACTCAGAAAAGACGAACAGCAAAAG GTGACCTGTAG